A single region of the Eulemur rufifrons isolate Redbay chromosome 8, OSU_ERuf_1, whole genome shotgun sequence genome encodes:
- the THBS3 gene encoding thrombospondin-3 isoform X1, giving the protein METQELRGALALLFLCSFASASQDLQVIDLLTVGESRQMVAVAEKIRTALLTAGDIYLLSTFRLPPKQGGVLFGLYSRQDNTRWLEASVVGKINKVLVRYQREDGKVHAVNLQQAGLADGRTHTALLRLRGPSRPSPALQLYVDCKLGDQHTGLPALAPIPPAEVDGLEIRTGQKAYLRMQGFVESMKIILGGSMARVGALSECPFQGDESIHSAVTNALHSILGEQTKALVTQLTLFNQILVELRDDIRDQVKEMSLIRNTIMECQVCGFHEQRSHCSPNPCFQGVDCMEVYEYPGYRCGPCPPGLQGNGTHCSDINECAHADPCFPGSSCINTMPGFHCEACPRGYKGTQVSGVGIDYARASKQVCNDIDECNDGNNGGCDPNSICTNTVGSFKCGPCRLGFLGNQSQGCLPARTCHSPAHSPCHVHAHCLFERNGAVSCQCNVGWAGNGNVCGPDTDIDGYPDQALPCMDNNKHCKQDNCLLTPNSGQEDADNDGVGDQCDDDADGDGIKNVEDNCRLFPNKDQQNSDTDSFGDACDNCPNVPNNDQKDTDGNGEGDACDNDVDGDGIPNGLDNCPKVPNPLQTDRDEDGVGDACDSCPEMSNPTQVQGNDADSDLVGDVCDTNEDSDGDGHQDTKDNCPQLPNSSQLDSDNDGLGDECDGDDDNDGIPDYVPPGPDNCRLVPNPNQKDSDGNGVGDVCEEDFDNDAVVDPLDVCPESAEVTLTDFRAYQTVVLDPEGDAQIDPNWVVLNQGMEIVQTMNSDPGLAVGYTAFNGVDFEGTFHVNTVTDDDYAGFLFSYQDSGRFYVVMWKQTEQTYWQATPFRAVAQPGLQLKAVTSVSGPGEHLRNALWHTGHTPDQVRLLWTDPRNVGWRDKTSYRWQLLHRPQVGYIRVKLYEGPQLVADSGVIIDTSMRGGRLGVFCFSQENIIWSNLQYRCNDTVPEDFEPFRRQLLQGRV; this is encoded by the exons ATGGAGACGCAGGAACTTCGGGGGGCCCTGGCTCTGCTCTTTCTTTGCTCTTTCGCATCTGCCAGTCAGGACCTGCAGG TAATTGACCTGCTGACTGTGGGCGAGTCCCGGCAGATGGTAGCTGTGGCAGAGAAGATCCGGACAGCCCTGCTCACTGCTGGGGACATCTACCTCTTGTCCACCTTCCGCCTGCCCCCCAAGCAGGGTGGTGTCCTCTTTGGCCTCTACTCTCGCCAAGACAACACACGATGGCTGGAGGCCTCTGTTGTGGGCAAGATCAATAAAG TACTGGTGCGGTACCAGCGGGAGGATGGCAAAGTCCACGCTGTGAACCTACAGCAAGCAGGCCTGGCTGATGGGCGCACACACACGGCTCTCCTGCGACTCCGAGGCCCGTCccgacccagccctgccctgcagctCTATGTGGACTGCAAGTTGGGAGACCAACATACTGGCCTTCCAGCACTGGCCCCCATTCCTCCAGCAGAGGTCGATGGGTTGGAGATTAGGACTGGACAGAAGGCTTACTTGAGGATGCAG GGCTTTGTGGAATCTATGAAAATTATTCTGGGTGGGTCCATGGCCCGGGTAGGAGCCCTGAGCGAGTGTCCATTCCAAGGGGACGAGTCTATTCACAGTGCAG TGACCAATGCACTGCACTCCATTCTAG GAGAGCAGACCAAGGCGCTGGTCACCCAACTCACCCTCTTCAATCAGATCCTGGTGGAGCTGCGGGATGATATCCGAGACCAG GTGAAGGAAATGTCCCTGATCCGAAACACCATCATGGAGTGTCAGGTGTGCG GCTTCCACGAGCAGCGCTCCCACTGCAGCCCCAACCCCTGCTTCCAAGGCGTGGACTGCATGGAAGTGTACGAGTACCCAGGCTACCGCTGTGGGCCCTGCCCCCCAGGCCTGCAGGGCAACGGCACCCATTGCAGTGACATCAAcgag TGTGCTCATGCTGACCCCTGTTTCCCGGGTTCCAGCTGCAtcaacaccatgcccggcttcCACTGTGAGGCCTGTCCTCGAGGGTACAAGGGCACACAGGTGTCTGGTGTGGGCATCGACTATGCCCGGGCCAGCAAACAG GTCTGCAATGACATCGATGAATGCAATGATGGTAACAATGGTGGCTGTGACCCAAACTCCATCTGCACCAACACCGTG GGCTCTTTCAAGTGTGGTCCTTGCCGCCTGGGTTTCCTGGGCAACCAGAGCCAGGGCTGCCTCCCAGCCCGGACCTGCCACAGCCCGGCCCACAGCCCCTGCCACGTCCATGCTCACTGTCTCTTTGAACGCAATGGTGCAGTATCCTGCCAG TGTAACGTGGGCTGGGCAGGGAACGGGAACGTGTGTGGGCCTGACACAGACATCGATGGCTACCCAGACCAGGCACTGCCCTGCATGGACAACAACAAACACTGCAAGCAG GACAACTGCCTTTTAACACCCAACTCTGGGCAGGAAGATGCTGATAATGATGGTGTTGGGGACCAGTGTGATGATGATGCTGATGGGGATGGGATCAAGAATGTTGAG GACAACTGCCGGCTGTTTCCCAACAAGGACCAGCAGAACTCAGACACAGATTCATTTGGTGATGCCTGTGACAATTGCCCCAACGTTCCTAACAATGACCAGAAGGACACAGATGGCAATGGGGAAGGAGATGCCTGTGACAACGACGTGGATGGGGATG GCATCCCCAATGGATTGGACAATTGCCCTAAAGTCCCTAACCCACTACAGACAGACAGAGATGAGGATGGGGTGGGAGATGCTTGTGACAGCTGTCCTGAAATGAGCAATCCTACCCAGGTACAGGGGAATG ATGCAGACAGTGACCTGGTGGGGGATGTCTGTGACACCAATGAAGACAG CGATGGAGATGGGCATCAGGACACCAAGGACAACTGTCCACAGCTGCCAAACAGCTCCCAGCTGGACTCAGACAATGATGGACTTGGAGATGAGTGTGATggggatgatgacaatgatggcaTTCCAGATTATGTGCCTCCTGGTCCTGATAACTGTCGCCTGGTACCCAATCCCAATCAGAAGGACTCAGATG GCAATGGCGTTGGTGATGTGTGTGAGGAAGACTTTGACAATGATGCTGTGGTCGACCCCCTGGATGTGTGTCCCGAAAGTGCCGAGGTAACCCTCACGGATTTTCGGGCCTATCAGACCGTCGTCCTGGATCCTGAGGGTGATGCTCAGATTGACCCAAACTGGGTTGTGCTCAACCAG GGCATGGAAATCGTTCAGACCATGAACAGTGACCCTGGCCTGGCAGTTG GATACACAGCCTTCAATGGTGTGGACTTTGAAGGTACCTTCCATGTGAACACAGTGACTGATGATGACTACGCAGGCTTTCTCTTCAGTTATCAGGACAGTGGCCGATTCTACGTGGTCATGTGGAAGCAGACGGAGCAGACCTACTGGCAGGCCACACCTTTCCGGGCTGTTGCTCAGCCCGGGCTACAGCTTAAG GCAGTGACATCAGTGTCTGGCCCAGGTGAGCACCTCCGAAATGCCCTGTGGCATACTGGCCACACTCCTGATCAGGTACGACTGCTGTGGACTGACCCAAGAAACGTGGGCTGGCGTGATAAGACCTCGTATCGCTGGCAGCTGCTGCACCGGCCTCAAGTTGGCTACATTCG GGTGAAACTCTATGAGGGACCCCAGCTAGTGGCGGATTCTGGGGTGATCATTGACACATCCATGCGAGGGGGGCGACTCGGTGTATTCTGCTTCTCCCAAGAAAACATCATTTGGTCCAATCTCCAGTATCGATGCAATG ACACAGTGCCTGAGGACTTTGAGCCATTCCGGAGGCAGCTGCTCCAGGGAAGGGTGTGA
- the THBS3 gene encoding thrombospondin-3 isoform X2, with product METQELRGALALLFLCSFASASQDLQVIDLLTVGESRQMVAVAEKIRTALLTAGDIYLLSTFRLPPKQGGVLFGLYSRQDNTRWLEASVVGKINKVLVRYQREDGKVHAVNLQQAGLADGRTHTALLRLRGPSRPSPALQLYVDCKLGDQHTGLPALAPIPPAEVDGLEIRTGQKAYLRMQGFVESMKIILGGSMARVGALSECPFQGDESIHSAVTNALHSILGEQTKALVTQLTLFNQILVELRDDIRDQVKEMSLIRNTIMECQVCGFHEQRSHCSPNPCFQGVDCMEVYEYPGYRCGPCPPGLQGNGTHCSDINECAHADPCFPGSSCINTMPGFHCEACPRGYKGTQVSGVGIDYARASKQVCNDIDECNDGNNGGCDPNSICTNTVGSFKCGPCRLGFLGNQSQGCLPARTCHSPAHSPCHVHAHCLFERNGAVSCQCNVGWAGNGNVCGPDTDIDGYPDQALPCMDNNKHCKQDNCLLTPNSGQEDADNDGVGDQCDDDADGDGIKNVEDNCRLFPNKDQQNSDTDSFGDACDNCPNVPNNDQKDTDGNGEGDACDNDVDGDGIPNGLDNCPKVPNPLQTDRDEDGVGDACDSCPEMSNPTQTDADSDLVGDVCDTNEDSDGDGHQDTKDNCPQLPNSSQLDSDNDGLGDECDGDDDNDGIPDYVPPGPDNCRLVPNPNQKDSDGNGVGDVCEEDFDNDAVVDPLDVCPESAEVTLTDFRAYQTVVLDPEGDAQIDPNWVVLNQGMEIVQTMNSDPGLAVGYTAFNGVDFEGTFHVNTVTDDDYAGFLFSYQDSGRFYVVMWKQTEQTYWQATPFRAVAQPGLQLKAVTSVSGPGEHLRNALWHTGHTPDQVRLLWTDPRNVGWRDKTSYRWQLLHRPQVGYIRVKLYEGPQLVADSGVIIDTSMRGGRLGVFCFSQENIIWSNLQYRCNDTVPEDFEPFRRQLLQGRV from the exons ATGGAGACGCAGGAACTTCGGGGGGCCCTGGCTCTGCTCTTTCTTTGCTCTTTCGCATCTGCCAGTCAGGACCTGCAGG TAATTGACCTGCTGACTGTGGGCGAGTCCCGGCAGATGGTAGCTGTGGCAGAGAAGATCCGGACAGCCCTGCTCACTGCTGGGGACATCTACCTCTTGTCCACCTTCCGCCTGCCCCCCAAGCAGGGTGGTGTCCTCTTTGGCCTCTACTCTCGCCAAGACAACACACGATGGCTGGAGGCCTCTGTTGTGGGCAAGATCAATAAAG TACTGGTGCGGTACCAGCGGGAGGATGGCAAAGTCCACGCTGTGAACCTACAGCAAGCAGGCCTGGCTGATGGGCGCACACACACGGCTCTCCTGCGACTCCGAGGCCCGTCccgacccagccctgccctgcagctCTATGTGGACTGCAAGTTGGGAGACCAACATACTGGCCTTCCAGCACTGGCCCCCATTCCTCCAGCAGAGGTCGATGGGTTGGAGATTAGGACTGGACAGAAGGCTTACTTGAGGATGCAG GGCTTTGTGGAATCTATGAAAATTATTCTGGGTGGGTCCATGGCCCGGGTAGGAGCCCTGAGCGAGTGTCCATTCCAAGGGGACGAGTCTATTCACAGTGCAG TGACCAATGCACTGCACTCCATTCTAG GAGAGCAGACCAAGGCGCTGGTCACCCAACTCACCCTCTTCAATCAGATCCTGGTGGAGCTGCGGGATGATATCCGAGACCAG GTGAAGGAAATGTCCCTGATCCGAAACACCATCATGGAGTGTCAGGTGTGCG GCTTCCACGAGCAGCGCTCCCACTGCAGCCCCAACCCCTGCTTCCAAGGCGTGGACTGCATGGAAGTGTACGAGTACCCAGGCTACCGCTGTGGGCCCTGCCCCCCAGGCCTGCAGGGCAACGGCACCCATTGCAGTGACATCAAcgag TGTGCTCATGCTGACCCCTGTTTCCCGGGTTCCAGCTGCAtcaacaccatgcccggcttcCACTGTGAGGCCTGTCCTCGAGGGTACAAGGGCACACAGGTGTCTGGTGTGGGCATCGACTATGCCCGGGCCAGCAAACAG GTCTGCAATGACATCGATGAATGCAATGATGGTAACAATGGTGGCTGTGACCCAAACTCCATCTGCACCAACACCGTG GGCTCTTTCAAGTGTGGTCCTTGCCGCCTGGGTTTCCTGGGCAACCAGAGCCAGGGCTGCCTCCCAGCCCGGACCTGCCACAGCCCGGCCCACAGCCCCTGCCACGTCCATGCTCACTGTCTCTTTGAACGCAATGGTGCAGTATCCTGCCAG TGTAACGTGGGCTGGGCAGGGAACGGGAACGTGTGTGGGCCTGACACAGACATCGATGGCTACCCAGACCAGGCACTGCCCTGCATGGACAACAACAAACACTGCAAGCAG GACAACTGCCTTTTAACACCCAACTCTGGGCAGGAAGATGCTGATAATGATGGTGTTGGGGACCAGTGTGATGATGATGCTGATGGGGATGGGATCAAGAATGTTGAG GACAACTGCCGGCTGTTTCCCAACAAGGACCAGCAGAACTCAGACACAGATTCATTTGGTGATGCCTGTGACAATTGCCCCAACGTTCCTAACAATGACCAGAAGGACACAGATGGCAATGGGGAAGGAGATGCCTGTGACAACGACGTGGATGGGGATG GCATCCCCAATGGATTGGACAATTGCCCTAAAGTCCCTAACCCACTACAGACAGACAGAGATGAGGATGGGGTGGGAGATGCTTGTGACAGCTGTCCTGAAATGAGCAATCCTACCCAG ACAGATGCAGACAGTGACCTGGTGGGGGATGTCTGTGACACCAATGAAGACAG CGATGGAGATGGGCATCAGGACACCAAGGACAACTGTCCACAGCTGCCAAACAGCTCCCAGCTGGACTCAGACAATGATGGACTTGGAGATGAGTGTGATggggatgatgacaatgatggcaTTCCAGATTATGTGCCTCCTGGTCCTGATAACTGTCGCCTGGTACCCAATCCCAATCAGAAGGACTCAGATG GCAATGGCGTTGGTGATGTGTGTGAGGAAGACTTTGACAATGATGCTGTGGTCGACCCCCTGGATGTGTGTCCCGAAAGTGCCGAGGTAACCCTCACGGATTTTCGGGCCTATCAGACCGTCGTCCTGGATCCTGAGGGTGATGCTCAGATTGACCCAAACTGGGTTGTGCTCAACCAG GGCATGGAAATCGTTCAGACCATGAACAGTGACCCTGGCCTGGCAGTTG GATACACAGCCTTCAATGGTGTGGACTTTGAAGGTACCTTCCATGTGAACACAGTGACTGATGATGACTACGCAGGCTTTCTCTTCAGTTATCAGGACAGTGGCCGATTCTACGTGGTCATGTGGAAGCAGACGGAGCAGACCTACTGGCAGGCCACACCTTTCCGGGCTGTTGCTCAGCCCGGGCTACAGCTTAAG GCAGTGACATCAGTGTCTGGCCCAGGTGAGCACCTCCGAAATGCCCTGTGGCATACTGGCCACACTCCTGATCAGGTACGACTGCTGTGGACTGACCCAAGAAACGTGGGCTGGCGTGATAAGACCTCGTATCGCTGGCAGCTGCTGCACCGGCCTCAAGTTGGCTACATTCG GGTGAAACTCTATGAGGGACCCCAGCTAGTGGCGGATTCTGGGGTGATCATTGACACATCCATGCGAGGGGGGCGACTCGGTGTATTCTGCTTCTCCCAAGAAAACATCATTTGGTCCAATCTCCAGTATCGATGCAATG ACACAGTGCCTGAGGACTTTGAGCCATTCCGGAGGCAGCTGCTCCAGGGAAGGGTGTGA
- the THBS3 gene encoding thrombospondin-3 isoform X6: protein METQELRGALALLFLCSFASASQDLQVIDLLTVGESRQMVAVAEKIRTALLTAGDIYLLSTFRLPPKQGGVLFGLYSRQDNTRWLEASVVGKINKVLVRYQREDGKVHAVNLQQAGLADGRTHTALLRLRGPSRPSPALQLYVDCKLGDQHTGLPALAPIPPAEVDGLEIRTGQKAYLRMQGFVESMKIILGGSMARVGALSECPFQGDESIHSAVTNALHSILGEQTKALVTQLTLFNQILVELRDDIRDQVKEMSLIRNTIMECQVCGFHEQRSHCSPNPCFQGVDCMEVYEYPGYRCGPCPPGLQGNGTHCSDINECAHADPCFPGSSCINTMPGFHCEACPRGYKGTQVSGVGIDYARASKQVCNDIDECNDGNNGGCDPNSICTNTVGSFKCGPCRLGFLGNQSQGCLPARTCHSPAHSPCHVHAHCLFERNGAVSCQCNVGWAGNGNVCGPDTDIDGYPDQALPCMDNNKHCKQDNCLLTPNSGQEDADNDGVGDQCDDDADGDGIKNVEDNCRLFPNKDQQNSDTDSFGDACDNCPNVPNNDQKDTDGNGEGDACDNDVDGDGIPNGLDNCPKVPNPLQTDRDEDGVGDACDSCPEMSNPTQTDADSDLVGDVCDTNEDSDGDGHQDTKDNCPQLPNSSQLDSDNDGLGDECDGDDDNDGIPDYVPPGPDNCRLVPNPNQKDSDGNGVGDVCEEDFDNDAVVDPLDVCPESAEVTLTDFRAYQTVVLDPEGDAQIDPNWVVLNQGMEIVQTMNSDPGLAVGYTAFNGVDFEGTFHVNTVTDDDYAGFLFSYQDSGRFYVVMWKQTEQTYWQATPFRAVAQPGLQLKAVTSVSGPGEHLRNALWHTGHTPDQVRLLWTDPRNVGWRDKTSYRWQLLHRPQVGYIRHSA, encoded by the exons ATGGAGACGCAGGAACTTCGGGGGGCCCTGGCTCTGCTCTTTCTTTGCTCTTTCGCATCTGCCAGTCAGGACCTGCAGG TAATTGACCTGCTGACTGTGGGCGAGTCCCGGCAGATGGTAGCTGTGGCAGAGAAGATCCGGACAGCCCTGCTCACTGCTGGGGACATCTACCTCTTGTCCACCTTCCGCCTGCCCCCCAAGCAGGGTGGTGTCCTCTTTGGCCTCTACTCTCGCCAAGACAACACACGATGGCTGGAGGCCTCTGTTGTGGGCAAGATCAATAAAG TACTGGTGCGGTACCAGCGGGAGGATGGCAAAGTCCACGCTGTGAACCTACAGCAAGCAGGCCTGGCTGATGGGCGCACACACACGGCTCTCCTGCGACTCCGAGGCCCGTCccgacccagccctgccctgcagctCTATGTGGACTGCAAGTTGGGAGACCAACATACTGGCCTTCCAGCACTGGCCCCCATTCCTCCAGCAGAGGTCGATGGGTTGGAGATTAGGACTGGACAGAAGGCTTACTTGAGGATGCAG GGCTTTGTGGAATCTATGAAAATTATTCTGGGTGGGTCCATGGCCCGGGTAGGAGCCCTGAGCGAGTGTCCATTCCAAGGGGACGAGTCTATTCACAGTGCAG TGACCAATGCACTGCACTCCATTCTAG GAGAGCAGACCAAGGCGCTGGTCACCCAACTCACCCTCTTCAATCAGATCCTGGTGGAGCTGCGGGATGATATCCGAGACCAG GTGAAGGAAATGTCCCTGATCCGAAACACCATCATGGAGTGTCAGGTGTGCG GCTTCCACGAGCAGCGCTCCCACTGCAGCCCCAACCCCTGCTTCCAAGGCGTGGACTGCATGGAAGTGTACGAGTACCCAGGCTACCGCTGTGGGCCCTGCCCCCCAGGCCTGCAGGGCAACGGCACCCATTGCAGTGACATCAAcgag TGTGCTCATGCTGACCCCTGTTTCCCGGGTTCCAGCTGCAtcaacaccatgcccggcttcCACTGTGAGGCCTGTCCTCGAGGGTACAAGGGCACACAGGTGTCTGGTGTGGGCATCGACTATGCCCGGGCCAGCAAACAG GTCTGCAATGACATCGATGAATGCAATGATGGTAACAATGGTGGCTGTGACCCAAACTCCATCTGCACCAACACCGTG GGCTCTTTCAAGTGTGGTCCTTGCCGCCTGGGTTTCCTGGGCAACCAGAGCCAGGGCTGCCTCCCAGCCCGGACCTGCCACAGCCCGGCCCACAGCCCCTGCCACGTCCATGCTCACTGTCTCTTTGAACGCAATGGTGCAGTATCCTGCCAG TGTAACGTGGGCTGGGCAGGGAACGGGAACGTGTGTGGGCCTGACACAGACATCGATGGCTACCCAGACCAGGCACTGCCCTGCATGGACAACAACAAACACTGCAAGCAG GACAACTGCCTTTTAACACCCAACTCTGGGCAGGAAGATGCTGATAATGATGGTGTTGGGGACCAGTGTGATGATGATGCTGATGGGGATGGGATCAAGAATGTTGAG GACAACTGCCGGCTGTTTCCCAACAAGGACCAGCAGAACTCAGACACAGATTCATTTGGTGATGCCTGTGACAATTGCCCCAACGTTCCTAACAATGACCAGAAGGACACAGATGGCAATGGGGAAGGAGATGCCTGTGACAACGACGTGGATGGGGATG GCATCCCCAATGGATTGGACAATTGCCCTAAAGTCCCTAACCCACTACAGACAGACAGAGATGAGGATGGGGTGGGAGATGCTTGTGACAGCTGTCCTGAAATGAGCAATCCTACCCAG ACAGATGCAGACAGTGACCTGGTGGGGGATGTCTGTGACACCAATGAAGACAG CGATGGAGATGGGCATCAGGACACCAAGGACAACTGTCCACAGCTGCCAAACAGCTCCCAGCTGGACTCAGACAATGATGGACTTGGAGATGAGTGTGATggggatgatgacaatgatggcaTTCCAGATTATGTGCCTCCTGGTCCTGATAACTGTCGCCTGGTACCCAATCCCAATCAGAAGGACTCAGATG GCAATGGCGTTGGTGATGTGTGTGAGGAAGACTTTGACAATGATGCTGTGGTCGACCCCCTGGATGTGTGTCCCGAAAGTGCCGAGGTAACCCTCACGGATTTTCGGGCCTATCAGACCGTCGTCCTGGATCCTGAGGGTGATGCTCAGATTGACCCAAACTGGGTTGTGCTCAACCAG GGCATGGAAATCGTTCAGACCATGAACAGTGACCCTGGCCTGGCAGTTG GATACACAGCCTTCAATGGTGTGGACTTTGAAGGTACCTTCCATGTGAACACAGTGACTGATGATGACTACGCAGGCTTTCTCTTCAGTTATCAGGACAGTGGCCGATTCTACGTGGTCATGTGGAAGCAGACGGAGCAGACCTACTGGCAGGCCACACCTTTCCGGGCTGTTGCTCAGCCCGGGCTACAGCTTAAG GCAGTGACATCAGTGTCTGGCCCAGGTGAGCACCTCCGAAATGCCCTGTGGCATACTGGCCACACTCCTGATCAGGTACGACTGCTGTGGACTGACCCAAGAAACGTGGGCTGGCGTGATAAGACCTCGTATCGCTGGCAGCTGCTGCACCGGCCTCAAGTTGGCTACATTCG ACACAGTGCCTGA